The following are encoded in a window of Lactobacillus panisapium genomic DNA:
- a CDS encoding PTS sugar transporter subunit IIA, producing the protein MEVVLASHSNLAKGMYETVSLIMGKQEKLYYLTAYVNGEDDFSDQFEKVVAPIAEQQIIFVTDLLGGSVNSQLMRKAEKNPNYLLVAGMNLPFVIELVNFIANQKVELATVRKKLPALIAVGQKGLQVVEFSGTAEEDEF; encoded by the coding sequence ATGGAAGTAGTCTTGGCAAGTCATTCCAACTTGGCCAAAGGAATGTATGAAACAGTTTCACTCATTATGGGGAAGCAGGAAAAGCTGTATTATCTTACCGCCTATGTAAATGGTGAAGATGATTTTAGCGACCAATTTGAAAAAGTAGTTGCACCAATTGCTGAACAGCAAATAATTTTTGTAACTGATTTACTTGGAGGATCGGTTAATAGTCAATTAATGCGAAAAGCAGAAAAGAATCCTAATTACTTGCTTGTTGCAGGGATGAATTTACCTTTCGTAATTGAGCTAGTTAATTTTATTGCTAATCAAAAAGTTGAACTTGCAACAGTGCGCAAAAAATTACCCGCTTTAATTGCGGTTGGTCAAAAAGGATTGCAGGTAGTTGAATTTTCTGGCACTGCAGAAGAGGACGAATTTTAA
- a CDS encoding PTS sugar transporter subunit IIB, producing MITMTRIDYRLLHGQVAFAWTNNLSANAILIANDEVANDVFRKKTFQLAKPDNAKLIFKTIEDSAKAIASGVTDKYRVFIVVETITDAYRLAMKVPEIKVVDLGLANDKDGAINIAKSVYVTKKEIKQLTELEDKGVQVLVKQAPGDSDIEFSSLIK from the coding sequence ATGATAACTATGACGAGAATTGATTACCGCTTGCTTCATGGTCAAGTTGCATTTGCTTGGACAAACAACTTATCAGCCAATGCCATTTTGATTGCTAATGACGAAGTAGCAAATGACGTCTTTCGGAAGAAAACATTTCAACTGGCAAAGCCCGACAATGCTAAGTTAATTTTCAAAACAATTGAAGACTCAGCCAAAGCGATAGCTAGTGGAGTAACCGATAAATACCGCGTCTTCATCGTGGTTGAAACAATTACGGATGCCTATCGGCTAGCAATGAAGGTCCCAGAGATTAAGGTAGTTGACCTAGGCTTGGCAAATGACAAAGACGGGGCAATTAATATTGCTAAGTCTGTTTACGTTACTAAAAAAGAGATTAAGCAACTAACTGAACTCGAAGATAAGGGCGTGCAAGTGCTAGTTAAACAGGCACCAGGCGATTCTGATATTGAATTTTCATCGTTAATTAAATAG
- a CDS encoding PTS mannose/fructose/sorbose/N-acetylgalactosamine transporter subunit IIC encodes MALQIIGIFLVALIANMQDFLGSSFIGRPIVTCLFIGLIFNNVQQGLIIGATLELAFLGLMGVGATVPPDEIIGGILATALALKNGYGVSVALTLVLPIATLGLLIKNLLYVVIFPAMAHKADDYANKGEVSKAGNMHLWASFTRIIMMALVTTISFALGSNLVGAFVKLIPKFLIDGITVATEILPAVGFAMLINMTFSKKVAPFFFIGFVCAAYLKLDMIAASIIGAIFAGMMYLILEEIHQNNGASAAKETEVQEDDF; translated from the coding sequence ATGGCTTTACAAATTATTGGAATATTTTTGGTCGCTTTAATTGCTAACATGCAAGATTTTTTAGGTTCATCGTTTATTGGGCGACCAATTGTAACTTGTTTATTTATTGGCTTAATTTTTAACAACGTCCAACAAGGCCTGATTATCGGCGCTACTTTAGAATTAGCGTTTCTAGGTTTGATGGGTGTTGGGGCAACGGTTCCTCCTGATGAAATTATTGGAGGCATTTTGGCAACGGCGCTAGCTTTAAAAAATGGTTATGGGGTCAGTGTGGCATTAACCTTGGTTTTACCGATTGCTACCTTAGGCTTACTCATTAAAAACCTGCTATATGTTGTGATTTTTCCGGCAATGGCGCATAAAGCTGATGATTATGCCAACAAAGGTGAAGTTTCAAAAGCTGGTAATATGCATTTGTGGGCCTCGTTTACGCGAATTATTATGATGGCCTTAGTAACAACAATTTCTTTTGCCTTAGGTAGTAATCTGGTCGGTGCATTTGTCAAACTAATTCCCAAGTTTTTGATTGATGGGATTACCGTAGCCACTGAGATCTTACCAGCCGTGGGTTTTGCCATGTTAATTAATATGACTTTTTCTAAAAAAGTTGCACCATTTTTCTTTATTGGTTTCGTCTGTGCCGCATATTTGAAACTTGATATGATTGCCGCCTCAATTATAGGTGCGATTTTTGCTGGCATGATGTATCTAATCCTTGAAGAGATTCATCAAAATAATGGTGCGAGTGCTGCTAAGGAGACAGAGGTGCAAGAAGATGACTTTTAA
- a CDS encoding PTS system mannose/fructose/sorbose family transporter subunit IID, with amino-acid sequence MTFNNTNSIKKEEKKLTKKDLNGIFWRSMPMEASFNYERMMSMGFAYTMTGIINKLYDKKEDRKNAIKRHLEFFNCTSATSPFIAGVLASMEEKNANDPEFDPSSINTMKTGLMGPLSGIGDSIFWDSLRIIASGIGVSLAQKGSILGPILFILIYNLPNLLVRYYGTMWGYKLGTNFVDKMASGLMNSITYAINILGNTVIGAMVASMVVINLPVQLSGGKNPATIQSLLNSIMPDLLPLAVTFFIAWLLKKKHAKMMWLLLAILAISILGTFCGFLKP; translated from the coding sequence ATGACTTTTAATAATACCAATTCAATCAAAAAGGAAGAAAAGAAACTAACTAAAAAGGACTTAAATGGTATTTTTTGGCGAAGCATGCCAATGGAGGCCTCTTTTAACTATGAGCGAATGATGAGTATGGGCTTTGCATACACAATGACTGGCATTATCAATAAGCTCTATGACAAAAAGGAAGACCGCAAAAATGCAATTAAGCGCCATCTGGAATTTTTTAATTGTACCTCGGCCACCTCGCCGTTTATTGCTGGTGTGCTCGCCTCAATGGAAGAAAAAAATGCCAATGATCCCGAATTTGATCCCAGCTCAATTAATACGATGAAAACTGGCTTAATGGGACCTTTATCCGGTATTGGTGATTCGATTTTCTGGGACAGCTTGAGAATTATCGCCAGTGGAATCGGAGTTTCACTGGCGCAGAAAGGCAGTATTTTAGGACCAATATTATTTATTCTCATTTATAATCTGCCCAACTTACTGGTCCGTTATTACGGCACAATGTGGGGCTATAAATTGGGGACCAATTTTGTTGATAAAATGGCTTCAGGATTAATGAATTCAATTACCTACGCTATTAATATCTTGGGCAATACGGTAATTGGAGCAATGGTTGCCTCAATGGTCGTAATAAATCTGCCGGTTCAATTGAGTGGTGGCAAAAATCCGGCAACAATTCAATCGCTGTTAAATTCAATCATGCCGGATTTACTGCCGCTAGCGGTTACCTTTTTCATTGCTTGGCTGTTAAAGAAAAAGCATGCCAAAATGATGTGGCTATTATTAGCGATTCTAGCAATTAGTATTTTAGGAACATTTTGTGGCTTCTTAAAACCATAA
- a CDS encoding SIS domain-containing protein, with amino-acid sequence MYFDQTDFLNNYQAAVDELDHVDQILSELRQKKFKNIFFTGCGGSYTKFVDLRPMMFKKLPIPFMIAAPDELVKMYDAEVTEDSLIVAGTKTGETTELVAALEQIKKEKPQCTIISFIGDENSHLEKTRVVDYRIKSIDTDANLLELGWFISNFTQEASLSQLKMQKSQLAEMGAKVAAGIADLVPATLNHVNNTDITKMQMWVGSGTVWGEVCCFANYLLEEIQHIKAQAINSGEFFHGPFELIDNNQPVSVVVNSNANRKEDLRVVDFVTKFAKDPLIVDVKEFDLAEFDEDLRTYVEAYALNHYFDTMFKMYAVKTGKSAKTRRYYRLLDY; translated from the coding sequence ATGTACTTTGATCAAACAGATTTTTTAAATAATTATCAGGCTGCAGTGGATGAGTTGGATCACGTTGATCAAATTCTATCTGAATTAAGACAGAAAAAATTTAAAAATATTTTCTTTACTGGTTGTGGGGGCTCATACACCAAGTTTGTCGATTTACGCCCAATGATGTTTAAGAAATTACCAATTCCCTTTATGATTGCTGCGCCAGACGAACTGGTAAAGATGTATGACGCTGAAGTAACGGAAGACAGTTTAATTGTGGCTGGTACTAAAACTGGGGAAACAACAGAATTAGTTGCTGCCCTTGAGCAAATTAAAAAAGAAAAACCGCAATGTACCATTATCAGTTTTATTGGCGATGAAAATAGTCACCTGGAAAAAACCCGGGTCGTTGATTATCGGATTAAATCAATTGATACAGATGCTAATCTTCTTGAATTAGGTTGGTTTATCAGTAATTTTACGCAAGAAGCCAGCTTAAGCCAGCTAAAAATGCAAAAGTCACAGCTAGCAGAAATGGGTGCAAAAGTTGCTGCTGGGATTGCGGACCTGGTTCCTGCAACATTAAATCATGTTAACAATACTGATATCACCAAAATGCAGATGTGGGTCGGTTCTGGAACCGTTTGGGGAGAAGTGTGCTGTTTTGCCAATTATTTACTCGAAGAGATTCAACATATTAAGGCCCAAGCAATTAATTCCGGTGAGTTTTTCCATGGTCCCTTTGAATTAATTGATAATAACCAGCCTGTAAGTGTTGTAGTTAATAGCAATGCAAATCGAAAAGAGGATTTGCGGGTGGTGGACTTTGTTACTAAGTTTGCCAAAGATCCGTTAATAGTTGATGTCAAAGAGTTTGACTTAGCGGAATTTGATGAAGATCTTAGGACATATGTTGAAGCATATGCTTTAAATCACTACTTTGATACAATGTTTAAGATGTATGCGGTAAAAACAGGAAAATCGGCCAAAACTAGGCGTTACTACCGTTTATTAGATTATTAA
- a CDS encoding GntR family transcriptional regulator — protein MEYKERTAATQAQEYLQDLIQFKLEKPTLPAQREIADNLNVSRNAVLHALDRLKSEDQVVVKERAGVVANAKIDINMLGMESMTAELKDQSVAIKHVATQIIATPKRLQAFFGTSVKQVIKISRIRLKSGIPLTYEIVYLAAEKFADLAKVDFTNKPLYEFLQKRYQLKPAYGRENISCFLADENISEVLKIAQDTPLYCVNSFNYLESDEPLEATTQYLIGSSFKYHFIANNIYDYREEE, from the coding sequence ATGGAATATAAAGAAAGAACTGCTGCTACACAAGCACAAGAATATTTACAGGACTTAATTCAATTTAAATTAGAAAAACCAACTTTACCGGCGCAAAGAGAGATAGCAGACAACTTAAACGTTAGTCGCAACGCCGTTTTGCACGCGCTGGATAGACTGAAAAGTGAAGATCAGGTTGTAGTGAAGGAACGGGCTGGGGTGGTTGCTAACGCGAAGATCGACATTAACATGCTGGGAATGGAGTCAATGACTGCGGAGTTAAAAGACCAGTCTGTTGCAATCAAACATGTGGCAACGCAAATAATTGCCACACCTAAGCGATTACAGGCTTTCTTTGGCACCTCAGTTAAGCAGGTAATTAAAATTAGCCGAATAAGACTCAAGTCTGGTATTCCATTGACCTATGAAATTGTTTATCTTGCTGCCGAAAAGTTTGCTGACCTTGCAAAAGTTGATTTTACCAATAAGCCTTTGTATGAATTCTTACAGAAGCGTTATCAGCTCAAACCGGCATACGGAAGAGAGAATATCAGCTGCTTTTTAGCTGATGAGAATATTAGTGAAGTCTTAAAGATCGCACAAGATACGCCATTATACTGTGTTAATAGTTTTAATTATTTAGAAAGTGATGAACCACTGGAAGCAACCACCCAATATTTGATTGGTAGCAGTTTTAAATATCATTTTATTGCTAACAATATTTATGATTACCGCGAGGAAGAATAG
- a CDS encoding GntR family transcriptional regulator, whose protein sequence is MLFKEIYTDLDAKIAAGIYAPGSSLPTEAELQQFYQVSRTTIRKAVDQLVAAKKVVRKKGSGLFVAPTISKQNILEMTGVIKPPYLDSSDMIKFKDSYLRLVGPYYADIFKISSNELLYYISFITLIKNQLAWEKLLLPLALFPDFDPSCLKVTSIIEAVAAGKERPENLFQDFQLIKATDEVSKQLGINKQGPVFKTTNLFSTNDSKIVAVEYRLQDALTTKYSIDFN, encoded by the coding sequence GTGCTTTTTAAAGAAATTTATACTGACTTAGATGCAAAAATTGCTGCTGGTATTTATGCTCCAGGAAGCAGTTTGCCAACCGAAGCCGAATTGCAGCAATTCTACCAAGTAAGCCGAACCACGATTAGGAAGGCTGTTGATCAGTTAGTGGCGGCCAAAAAAGTGGTTCGCAAAAAGGGTAGTGGATTATTCGTTGCACCAACCATTTCAAAGCAGAATATCTTGGAAATGACTGGTGTTATTAAACCACCATATTTAGACTCATCAGATATGATAAAATTTAAAGATAGTTATTTAAGATTAGTTGGTCCGTATTATGCCGACATTTTTAAGATTAGTTCTAATGAACTTTTATACTATATTTCATTTATTACCCTGATTAAGAATCAGTTGGCTTGGGAAAAGTTACTACTTCCGTTAGCATTATTTCCTGATTTTGATCCCAGTTGCTTAAAAGTAACCTCAATTATTGAAGCTGTTGCTGCAGGCAAAGAGCGACCGGAAAACCTGTTTCAGGATTTTCAGTTAATTAAAGCAACCGATGAGGTCAGCAAGCAGCTGGGGATTAACAAACAAGGTCCTGTTTTTAAGACGACCAATCTTTTTTCAACTAATGATAGCAAAATTGTAGCTGTTGAGTACCGGCTGCAAGATGCTTTAACAACTAAGTACTCAATCGATTTTAATTAA